In the Silurus meridionalis isolate SWU-2019-XX chromosome 6, ASM1480568v1, whole genome shotgun sequence genome, one interval contains:
- the LOC124387273 gene encoding LOW QUALITY PROTEIN: nuclear factor 7, ovary-like (The sequence of the model RefSeq protein was modified relative to this genomic sequence to represent the inferred CDS: inserted 1 base in 1 codon), translating to MGRGQSKFACDSRSLLSEEQLLCPICLDVFTDPLTTPCGHNFCKSCLTQCWEKSQDRYCPLCKEKITKKPKLKINTTLREVADHFKKKSVPDKPEVLCDVCTEEKVKAVKSCLDCGLTFCKSHLEPHNHVLKLTKHKLINPVENLKDYICQKHERALELFCRDDQTCVCQFCTEGDHKNHNTVPIEKEIRERKQMIPGRLEKIQQIKHSVELSKRNTEKEKADSVEVFTALISSIETSQAELMELMEEKQKAAVMQTEELIKELEQEVTVLQGRDAEQEKLSHNEDHLHLLQVYSSMFSLPLNKNWTEISINTDLSGDTVRTSLSQLQQSLNEKLTKTINDKLKEAVSTELKRMQQYAVNVILDPDTAHPKLILSADGKQVSHGDKRQNLPDTPERFNQCVCVLGKQSFPTGXFYYEVQVRGNTEWDLGVVRENINRKGKIIAIPQNGFWSVVLRNENQYKACADPSVLLTLREKVEKVGVFVDYEEGLVSFYDVNSRSHIYSFTGQTFTEKLYPFFSPFLNFGGKNSAPLIISPPLYSKGVLFKKFGI from the exons ATGGGGCGAGGACAATCTAAGT TTGCTTGTGACTCCAGAAGTCTCCTGTCTGAAGAGCAGCTGCTTTGTCCGATCTGTCTGGATGTGTTCACTGATCCACTCACCACTCCATGTGGACACAACTTCTGCAAAAGCTGCCTTACACAGTGCTGGGAGAAGAGTCAAGACCGTTACTGTCCATTATGTAAAGAGAAAATCACCAAGAAACCTAAACTGAAGATTAATACAACACTGAGAGAGGTTGCAGATCACTTCAAGAAGAAAAGTGTTCCAGACAAACCTGAGGTTCTTTGTGATGTCTGTACTGAAGAGAAGGTGAAGGCTGTGAAATCCTGTCTGGATTGTGGACTGACTTTCTGTAAGTCTCATTTAGAACCTCATAATCATGTTCTAAAACTTACTAAACACAAACTAATAAACCCTGTGGAGAACCTGAAGGACTACATATGCCAGAAACATGAGAGAGCTCTGGAGCTGTTCTGTAGAGATGATCAgacatgtgtgtgtcagttctgCACTGAAGGAGACCACAAGAATCACAACACTGTTCCTATAGAGAAGGAGATCAGAGAGAGGAAG caGATGATTCCGGGTCGACTGGAAAAGATCCAACAGATCAAACACTCAGTAGAGCTCAGCAAA agaaacacagagaaagagaaagcagacAGTGTTGAAGTCTTCACTGCTCTGATTAGCTCCATTGAGACAAGTCAGGCTGAGCTGATGGAGCTGAtggaggagaagcagaaagcaGCAGTGATGCAGACTGAAGAACTCATTAAAGAGCTGGAGCAGGAAGTCACTGTGCTACAGGGGAGAGACGCTGAACAGGAGAAGCTCTCACACAATGAGGATCATCTCCACCTCCTACAG GTTTACTCGTCCATGTTCAGCCTTCCACTCAACAAGAACTGGACTGAGATCAGTATTAACACTGATCtgagtggagacactgtgagGACATCTCTGTCTCAGCTTCAGCAAAGTCTGAATGAAAAACTCACTAAAACAATCAATGACAAGTTAAAGGAAGCAG tttcCACAGAACTGAAGAGAATGCAGCAGTATGCAG TGAATGTGATTCTGGATCCTGATACAGCTCATCCCAAACTCATTCTTTCTGCTGATGGAAAACAAGTGTCACATGGAGACAAACGACAAAATCTCCCTGATACACCAGAGAGGTTTaatcagtgtgtctgtgttctggGGAAGCAGAGTTTCCCCAcag gattttattatgaggtGCAGGTCAGAGGGAACACTGAATGGGATTTAGGAGTTGTGAGAGAAAACATTAACAGGAAGGGGAAGATTATAGCAATACCTCAGAATGGATTCTGGTCTGTGGTACTGAGGAATGAGAATCAGTATAAAGCTTGTGCTGATCCCTCTGTCCTCCTCACACTGagagagaaggtggagaaggtgggagTGTTTGTGGATTATGAGGAGGGTCTGGTCTCCTTTTATGATGTGAACTCCAGATCTCATATCTACTCTTTCACTGGTCAGACTTTCACTGAGAAACTCTATCCATTCTTCAGTCCTTTTCTAAATTTTGGAGGTAAAAATTCTGCACCACTGATCATCTCTCCTCCACTCTACTCTaaaggtgttttatttaaaaaatttgggatttaa